A stretch of DNA from Lotus japonicus ecotype B-129 chromosome 4, LjGifu_v1.2:
TTGCAACGGAAATGCTTTGTGATGGATTGAAATGTGCAATTCATGGAGTTAACTAATGtagtttttatcaaaaaaaaaactaatgtagTTTTAAGGGGTACATTAGCATAGAAAAGGAAACATAAATGCATACATGATTAGTCAATATATCACAATTGCTTAGTCTTTTTTGAGTTCCATCTATAGGAACATtgcaaagagaagaaaaaaaggaagtGTGCGTTCTATATTAAAGGAAATTCATGAAATGCATTTGGTTTCTTTATGCATCTAATCATGGGGTTATTTGTTGGTTATAATTTGCTCTGGTGATGTTTCTATCCAGTAGTTCATACTCTTTTTTTCCTGCAGGTTTCTTGCAGAAACTGGTTTAGTCTCTATCGAACATCAAATGTGTGAGATGGGCTTACAGCAGAAAGATAATCCAGAGACAAACAGAAAGACCAAATAACTGTTCTCTTATAAACATTACAAAAGAAGACATCATATACACACGTGATAGTGAGCTTTTTGAGGACACTTTGAAATGTTTTAGAGAAATTTCAGTTGAAATCATTCAAAGTGAATTGAACAGCAACCAAATCTTCCAGATTTCATAGGAGGAAGACATGctggttaatttttttatcttatgTCAATAACTGTTGATGTTCTTTTCTCTTTATTGGTTTGATTGATGAACTAGAAAGATGAGCAACTGGGAAATTGCAACAACTTAGATTCTTTCATGATCTGCTGACATGACAGATTAGATACATGGGCTACAGAGAGCAGTGGGCTTAGTAATAATAAGATGGCTTGGCTTGGCATGCAATTATGCAGTTTGGTATCTGAATTAATCGAGAAAATTGTTGTACAAATACTTCAACTTCCCTGTGATTAAGAACCTTACAATTTTTCTTATGAATCTATTTAGTTATTACGACTTCAATAGCAAAATATTTTGATAATTGTTATTCAACGGGAGAAGAAAATCTCAAATTGTTTATCTCATGTTTCAATTATGTTATTGTCATATGTAAAGATTGAATTTTTCATGACTTCAGCATTttgtttatttaattatatttcaATGCTTGTATTGATTTGATCTGGGCTTaaggttttgtttttttttttttgaaatcggCTTGAGGTGAAATAGATTCAAATGATCATATGTAATGGATTTGCTTGGTTcagttttatataaaaaaaatccaggaaatcaaaatcataacgatCCCATTAAGATGGGTTAGTTTGGTTGAGTCATGAGGTTAGGGTGAAAAAAAAGTCActaatttttatgatttcatcCCCGAGAAATGCTAACACTCTCTTTTGGACACTCTCAAACACTCACTCTATGATTGGTTAAAACATACATGGATCCCACCACTTTGGAAATGTGACCCACTTATTTAGTTGGACTACATGAATTTTAACAAATTATAGAGTGATTGTTTGAAAGAGTGTCTAAAAGagtgttgctagcatttctcTTTCATcccatataaataaaatatctttttTCCACTTGACCTATCATTCTTAAGGATATCCCTTCCCCTGTGTTATACTGAGTGTTAAGGATTATGTAGAGAAAGCAAAAAGGGGTAGGGGAAGACCTAGGAAATAGgtgaagaaatggagaaagaAGAAGGGTCTTGTTGTTATGCTGAGTGTTAAGGATTATGTAGAAAAAGCAAACAGGGGTAGGGGAAGACCTAGGAAAGAGGTGAAGAAGGGAGAAAGAAGAAGGGTCTTGTTGTGGATTCAAGTGGGGTTGTATCATAGGTTACAGATGTAGATATTAGATCTAAGGGAGGCAACTAATGCTTTTGTCGGTTGAGCTTTCGGAGCCTATGAGTGTTCAAACTAGGGCACGTAGTGCCCTTTTGATGGAGAAATGCTTGAGCATGGTGTATGATTGTATAGATGCGGTTGCCCTCAACCAAATTGCAGCCCAGACTCTTGCCAGGAGATCGTAGCTACTCAAGATGACTTCTGCAGAGGAAGAGTTGGATGTGGCTTCTCGAGTTTTGATTCACTCACatttcattttctcttccatctcattttcaatcactctttcttcctatctaatccttctttttatattacatcacctatcatatctctcatttttTTATCTTTCCTTCCTTCACTCTCTTCATGTATAAAGTCTTGatcaaaaaaatgaatttttctcGTAATGTATTCTTAATGCAgaatatttaattttgaaagCATATCCACATTCATAATTTAGTTTGAGAActtaaaagtaaaatataagGAACTTGATTGCAGTGTTATATGATAATGAAAGCCAAACATAAACTGGACAACCATAAATACAAATTAAACAGGCAGGTAAAGAATATGATTCAGGTTGAACAAGTAGCATCGTGAAGAAATTGTTTGCTTCTAAGAAACTTTCAACAAAAATGGAACAACATTTCACTTCCTTACCCAGAGAGGTACAAAGAACATTTCTATATCACAATGATTGATGAATAAATATCGCATTGGCTTCACAAGTTTCTTCACTTCCATAACTCTTCCATTGGGATTCCACGTTCCTCAGCGACCTCACGGAACTGTCTCATTTTCTGCACAGCAACAACAGTTGCTCTGGCATTGTTGAGTGCATTATTACTTCCTAGTTGCTTTCCCAAAGCATTCTCAACACCTGCCATTTCAAGAACAATTCTCACAGCCCCACCTGCAATAACTCCAGTACCAGGAGAAGCAGGTCTAAGCATCACCTTTGCCGCTCCATAATCTCCATCAGATCTGGAAAAACATTACAATTACTAAATAAGTAGCAGCTATCtaaaaagagagaaattcaTAATTCGTAAATCATAATGAATATATACAAAACATGCTAGCCTTTTAGAACATGAGGAATTCGCAGATATCAAAATCATTGACATGCTTCTAATCTACTCTAAATTAAAGGTTCCAACTTTTAACTGTCATCAGGAAGAAACTCAGCTCAAGTTAAGGAACTTCCATGATGAAGTTTCTTTAGTTAGAATCTCACAGGATGCAACTTACAAGAGCTTGCTTAAGTGATCATAATGTCAAGTTACTAGCACAACCATCAATTTGTATGCAATCACAAATGACACCATTTATGAAAGGGAACTGACAGCTGAAAATAAATCCTTCAAAAAAAGGTGGTATTGAAAACCAAATCAAACAGGCAATACCAAGCTCAATATTCTGTTTCAGTTGAGGAACTTCAATCCATCAAGTGCTCAAGTGGAGGCCAATGAAATCTTAGGAAGTTAATAACAATTACATGTCCACACTTCCACCAACTCAATGTTAGTTAGATTTCTATTTTTACAAAGATGTCAACAGCtactgacatgtcaaacataaacatagtgaaacattcattaaattaaacatgtttttagACATAGGCCCTAGTCTGACAGATTTGGCTTCCAATAACATGTTCAAGAATTGAGTTTGGCATGTTTCAATGTTCAAATAATCGAGAATCAAGCCTCAAGCATGCTTCATAAAATTGTGAAATcattttctgattttgaaattaggTCCCCAATAATTTCTATAAACAAGATATCCAGAAGTAGTTTAGGCACGAGTTGCAATATGAATAATTCAAGGTTACACGCAAAGTCTCAAGGGAGAACGTTAGGACTTAGGAACCcaggaaagaaaaggaaaaattgaTAGAGTCAATAGAGGTAAGGAGAAACTTTAATGTACAACTAAGAATAGTAGTATGAATTCTCTACAAAAGGGTTTTCCCCTTCACATAAGTTTCCCTTTCCATGTGACTCACCCTTCCATCCTGATTCTCCCTATTTATCACAGTCTCACTAATCCCCTTTAACTAACTGTTCTATCTGAAAATTAAGTGTGCCGCTCCAATAGGACTGTGACTGCCATCTATGAGATACTCCCCAACTAAAATTAGGCCTAAAGAAATTAAGCAACTCAATACATAGCATCTGACATGTTCTTTATCCATCACCCTAACTTGGAGCCATTTAAATATAGGTAGGCCTAATGCAACTGAGTGCCTCCTTTACCTACTTCAAAAGCATCACTACCAGAATCCACTGAGATTTTAGGTATTAGATGGAAAAGGGAAACAGAACTCTCGAGCAGAAGAAAACAAACTATAATGTAGTAATATCATGTTTCGGTCAGCTTATCTTTCTATATATCATAATCAATTCTCATGcacagaagctactcacatgaGCTTACCTCCTAATTGATTCTATATATAGAAGTTATTACACAATACTTTCGCAAACATGCTGTAAATAGATTCTGATTAACCTCAAACCACACCAGTGACCTTATACCCCTATTTACACTAATAATCACAGGTCAAGTATAATCTTAGCACAATCAACCAGTCCCAGGCCAGTTCAAATAACTTTCACAATTCAATACTAACACATTGTAAGTTAACTCAACAACACAATTTCACACAGAATATCAAACATACAATTCATTCACCATTGTACTCTCATTACCCAAAAAGAGAGTTGAGGAAGCAAAGGTATAAGGTAACTACCTGTGTGGGAAAGTCAAGTACTTAGTCATAGGCACACTGACAATGTTCCTCCTAGCATTGACAGCAGATTTCTGAACCGCCGCTACAACCTCCTTGGCCTTGCCAACACCAACACCCACATTACCTTTCTTGTCACCGACGACCACAACCGCCCTGAACTTCAACTGCTTCCCTCCCTTAACCACCTTGGTGATCCTCCTCACCTGAACCACCCTCTCCTCAAACCCATCTctcaccttctccttcttcacacCCGACCCGAACCCAGTATCCTTCTTCGCCTTCGAGTCCATCACGTGGATGTCATTACCCAGAACCGACACTCCGCTGTAAGCAGGGCCGTAGATTTCCTCATACGCGGCGGCGATTTCGTCCTCGGTTTCGATGGGGCCGTCGTCGATGGAAGGAGGAGGGACGAAGCCTTCGGGGATTTCTGGTGGGTTGAAGGGGAGGTCTTCTTCTGGGTTTGCGGTGTCGAAGAAGGTGGTGTCAATGTCGTCGGTGGGTTTGCATTTGGAGGAGAcggtggtggaggaggtggtggagaGGAGGGGTCTGGTGAGGAGAGGGAAGAAGGGGAGTTTGGTGGTTGAGGGGAGGAGGGAGAAGGATGAGGAGGAGCGGagggagagagaggagagagcaGCGGAGGGTACTACAGAAGATGCAGTAGCCATTGAAGGAAGGAAGGAAGAAGGCTTATCCTGAAGGACGAAGTGGGTTGGGTTGGGTCACTCTGTCTTGGAGACTTGGTTGAAgtggatgatgatgaagattgttaCTTTGGAAATGGATGATGTGAAGTGAAATCTAAAACTTTACAATAGGATAACAATACCCcactcattagaaatgtcaccccacttacggaAACTTAATTttcgaaatatttcggaaataaggtttccgaagcactttttcactcaaaagtgtggcgtgttacatgtattttgcactacaaatcacgaattaatttcggaatctaagattctgaaataattcggaacttgaaaatccaaaaattggaggtgtgaaatctaatggttggggtggcaaatccaGCTCTCCAATAGTTCCCTTTTTTTTCTTACATTTAGAAAAGATAGacaagccaaaaaaaaaaaagtaaataacaTTGGAAATTGGAAGAAGGGAATTTCCAATCACAATTCACAACAATGGGAGTTATGGTAGAAGCTTGGCCAATCAAAGCATCTGCAATCATGTTggccctcttttttttttttggttacaagagtaAGGTTAAAAAGAGACAAGAAACTAAGGAAGCGCGTCTAAATATAAGGACGCAATAACACTAGAAGACGGATTTATCCACACCTGACGTGGCGAGCCTTCATGCGACGCTTGACGAGCTAAGCAATCAGTTGTATTGTTCATCTCCCTAGGGATATGCTCAAACATCACTCTCCAATTCTTGCATGCTAACGTTCGCACTCTAGTAATCACATCACGGTCCCAAAACGTTGAGACATCAGTAGCACACGTGAGGACTTCGACCACCTGTTTGCAATCTGTAACACACTGAAGCGCCTTAAATCCCAGCTCCCATGCATGATTAAGTCCAGCCTCAACCGCCAAAAGTTCTGCAAGGAATGCACTCCCttgatcaaaactcaaagacaGGCCAGAGATCCATTTACCATACTGGTCTTGGTTAATAGCTCCTGTGCCCATTTTCTGAGTACCCGCGTTCCAACTGCCATCGACAGCTAACAAGAGCTGCCCCTCCTCGAGCTGAGTATCTGATGCTTGGTTATTGCTGGAAGCAGTCGTAAACCCTGGCCACTTACGCTAATTGGTCGCATCCATAATCACTTGTCGGAGAACATAGTTAAGAGACCAATTGCTGTCACCGAGCACTGCTTGATTTCTTCATCTCCAAGTCCACCATAGCACGGCAAATGGAAGAACATCTTTCTCCTGAGTAATGAGGGACGTGAACCAAGTGCTAAAACTCACATGCTCCTGTAGAGAAGGGTTCTGAGTTGCTGTGACACACTCAAAGAGTCAGGACAGCGGCGAAGCACATGATCAACATCCTCATTCTCTGCAT
This window harbors:
- the LOC130711972 gene encoding 30S ribosomal protein S5, chloroplastic; this translates as MATASSVVPSAALSSLSLRSSSSFSLLPSTTKLPFFPLLTRPLLSTTSSTTVSSKCKPTDDIDTTFFDTANPEEDLPFNPPEIPEGFVPPPSIDDGPIETEDEIAAAYEEIYGPAYSGVSVLGNDIHVMDSKAKKDTGFGSGVKKEKVRDGFEERVVQVRRITKVVKGGKQLKFRAVVVVGDKKGNVGVGVGKAKEVVAAVQKSAVNARRNIVSVPMTKYLTFPHRSDGDYGAAKVMLRPASPGTGVIAGGAVRIVLEMAGVENALGKQLGSNNALNNARATVVAVQKMRQFREVAEERGIPMEELWK